The proteins below come from a single Caulobacter flavus genomic window:
- a CDS encoding patatin-like phospholipase family protein, with protein MPIAPLKRKPKGPRPISLALQGGGAHGAFEWGVIDRLLEEEGLEIQAITAASAGAMNAVAYTSGLIAGGRDGARAALDDFWKQVNRNGGRNVFGDTSIWTSAFGGAADWIKNTPGWRMAETWALSLSPYEFNPFNLNPLHDILDETIDFAALRERSPVKLYIAATAVRTSKAKVFRETELTARHVMASACLPQVFQAVEIDGEPYWDGGFLANPPLWPLFYDQTPDDILLVSLNPFVRDETPKSPGEIMDRLNEITFNAALSSELRAIGFVQKLLDEGLLKDNARGRYRRMLVHAIKADGPLADLSLASKFNTEWSFLTDLKARGRKAAEDWLGECMSQVGERSTVDLKSGFA; from the coding sequence GGCGTCATCGACCGGCTGCTGGAAGAAGAGGGTCTGGAGATCCAGGCCATCACCGCCGCCTCGGCCGGGGCGATGAACGCGGTCGCCTACACCTCGGGCCTGATCGCCGGCGGCCGCGACGGGGCGAGGGCCGCGCTCGACGACTTCTGGAAGCAGGTCAACCGCAACGGCGGCCGCAACGTCTTCGGCGACACCAGCATCTGGACCAGCGCGTTCGGCGGCGCCGCCGACTGGATCAAGAACACCCCCGGCTGGCGGATGGCCGAGACGTGGGCCTTGTCGCTCAGCCCCTACGAGTTCAATCCCTTCAACCTGAACCCGCTGCACGACATCCTCGACGAGACGATCGACTTCGCCGCCCTGCGCGAGCGCTCGCCGGTCAAGCTGTACATCGCCGCCACGGCCGTGCGGACCAGCAAGGCCAAGGTGTTCCGCGAGACCGAGTTGACCGCCCGCCACGTGATGGCCAGCGCCTGCCTGCCGCAGGTGTTCCAGGCGGTCGAGATCGACGGCGAGCCCTACTGGGACGGCGGCTTCCTGGCCAATCCGCCGCTGTGGCCGCTGTTCTATGATCAGACCCCGGACGACATCCTGCTGGTCAGCCTCAATCCCTTCGTCCGCGACGAGACCCCCAAGAGCCCGGGCGAGATCATGGACCGCCTGAACGAGATCACCTTCAACGCGGCGTTGTCCTCGGAGCTTCGCGCCATCGGCTTCGTGCAGAAGCTGCTCGACGAAGGCCTCTTGAAAGACAATGCCCGGGGGCGCTATCGGCGCATGCTCGTTCACGCCATCAAGGCCGACGGGCCGCTGGCCGACCTGTCGCTGGCGTCGAAGTTCAATACCGAGTGGAGCTTCCTGACCGACCTCAAGGCCCGTGGGCGCAAGGCGGCGGAAGACTGGCTCGGCGAGTGCATGTCCCAGGTGGGCGAGCGCTCGACGGTGGATCTGAAGTCTGGTTTCGCATGA
- a CDS encoding NUDIX hydrolase, which produces MITPLPSPSPTAGVICLRGREVLLIKRGTPPRLGQWSLPGGRIEFGETAEAAALRELREETGVEARLLGLIDVVDGVFTSRETGETTRHFVMFDYAAEWTGGEPRAGDDAADARFFTREEAMAAVEWDLTRQVIEQTYALFRR; this is translated from the coding sequence ATGATTACCCCCCTCCCCTCGCCCTCTCCCACCGCCGGCGTCATCTGCCTGCGGGGACGCGAGGTGCTGCTGATCAAGCGGGGCACGCCCCCCCGCCTGGGCCAATGGAGCCTGCCGGGCGGCCGCATCGAGTTCGGCGAGACGGCCGAGGCCGCCGCCCTGCGCGAACTGCGGGAGGAGACGGGGGTGGAGGCTCGGCTTCTGGGCCTCATTGACGTGGTCGACGGGGTCTTCACCTCGCGCGAGACCGGCGAGACCACCCGTCACTTCGTGATGTTCGACTACGCCGCCGAATGGACGGGCGGCGAGCCCCGCGCCGGCGACGACGCCGCCGACGCCCGCTTCTTCACCCGCGAGGAAGCCATGGCCGCCGTCGAATGGGACCTGACCCGCCAGGTCATCGAGCAGACCTACGCGCTGTTCCGGCGATAA
- a CDS encoding alkaline phosphatase family protein, which yields MSTKRSCQIYIQSNVGDQAIVTLWHKNSDYGVTSQTWTVPPNGKVGPMTVFFNTGLGSLTVQDYWAVKLVVESGTAQGVFHSVGSDNWTKCQLQTPDAGQSITLTVDTSTLDIPLPSGGASTQMQLTSPLAQVDNVFVLMLENHSFDNVFAFSGIDGIIGSSTQNMNEYNNKQYFCASPAPTAMPTDPGHEFADVYEQLCGEGKVHTPWASYSAQPLTASGYVANYATSLTELKDNNPAYLPTPDEYGDIMLCFDTPNDLPVIYQLATEFAVCNQWFSSLPGPTWPNRFFVHGASSGGWTNSPGKADMAKWETVSGFTYPSGASIFDRLNTAHMNWRIYVDETGNALGGIPQVSALKGVTFKIDTEDFSDFASDLLGPYPYPYTFIEPNYGDIAGGTYVGGSSQHPMDSMARGEALIKATYEAIRNSPGWERSLLIVTYDEHGGFHDAIPPIPAPPPNDGSPQDSTINTGGFLFDNYGVRVPAVIVSPLIPKATVSNTRYDHASVPATVEHLWGLPYMTARDQQANPVLPLLSLSSARTDCPTTLNGPAPGAVAASIAPAPMPAEVAAQPLPESGNTIGFLHVMAKTDLALAHGDRDAGAAIQARVAAIDTRGEAEAYIAEVMAKAAAARATTEQAKATADTFASSKPPETNSGPESPE from the coding sequence ATGTCCACCAAACGTTCCTGCCAGATCTACATCCAGAGCAACGTCGGCGATCAGGCCATCGTCACGCTGTGGCACAAGAACTCCGATTACGGCGTGACCAGCCAGACCTGGACCGTTCCGCCGAACGGCAAGGTCGGCCCGATGACCGTGTTCTTCAACACCGGTCTCGGCTCGCTGACCGTGCAAGACTACTGGGCCGTCAAGCTGGTGGTCGAGAGCGGCACGGCCCAGGGCGTGTTCCACAGCGTCGGCTCGGACAACTGGACGAAATGCCAGCTGCAGACGCCCGACGCCGGCCAGTCGATCACCCTCACCGTCGACACCAGCACGCTGGACATCCCGCTGCCGTCGGGCGGCGCGTCGACGCAGATGCAGCTGACCTCGCCCCTGGCCCAGGTCGACAACGTCTTCGTGCTGATGCTGGAGAACCACTCGTTCGACAACGTCTTCGCCTTCTCCGGGATCGACGGGATCATCGGCTCGTCGACCCAGAACATGAACGAATACAACAATAAGCAGTACTTTTGCGCGTCACCGGCCCCGACTGCCATGCCCACGGATCCAGGGCATGAGTTCGCCGACGTCTACGAGCAGCTGTGCGGCGAGGGCAAGGTGCATACCCCCTGGGCGAGCTACAGCGCCCAGCCGCTCACGGCGTCGGGCTATGTCGCCAACTACGCCACCAGCCTCACCGAGCTCAAGGACAACAACCCCGCCTACCTGCCCACGCCGGACGAGTACGGCGACATCATGCTGTGCTTCGACACGCCTAACGACCTGCCGGTGATCTACCAACTGGCCACCGAGTTCGCGGTCTGCAACCAATGGTTCTCGTCGCTGCCCGGCCCGACCTGGCCCAACCGCTTCTTCGTGCACGGCGCCTCTTCGGGCGGCTGGACCAACTCGCCGGGCAAGGCGGACATGGCCAAGTGGGAAACGGTCAGCGGCTTCACCTATCCCAGCGGCGCCTCGATCTTCGACCGGCTGAACACCGCCCACATGAACTGGCGGATCTATGTCGACGAAACCGGCAACGCCCTGGGCGGCATTCCGCAGGTGTCGGCCCTGAAGGGCGTCACCTTCAAGATCGACACCGAGGACTTCAGCGACTTCGCCAGCGACCTGCTCGGGCCCTACCCGTATCCCTACACCTTCATCGAGCCGAACTACGGCGACATCGCCGGCGGCACCTATGTGGGCGGCTCCTCGCAGCACCCGATGGACTCGATGGCGCGCGGCGAGGCCCTGATCAAGGCGACCTACGAGGCGATCCGCAATTCGCCGGGCTGGGAGCGCAGCCTGCTGATCGTCACCTATGACGAGCACGGCGGCTTCCACGACGCGATCCCGCCCATTCCCGCGCCGCCGCCGAACGACGGCTCGCCGCAGGATTCGACGATCAACACCGGCGGCTTCCTGTTCGACAACTACGGCGTGCGCGTGCCGGCCGTCATCGTCTCGCCGCTGATCCCCAAGGCGACCGTGAGCAACACCCGCTACGACCACGCCTCGGTTCCAGCCACGGTGGAGCACTTGTGGGGCCTGCCGTACATGACCGCCCGCGACCAGCAGGCCAACCCCGTGCTGCCCCTGCTGTCGCTGTCTTCCGCGCGCACGGACTGCCCGACGACGCTGAACGGACCGGCGCCCGGGGCGGTCGCCGCCTCGATCGCCCCGGCCCCGATGCCCGCCGAGGTCGCCGCCCAGCCCCTGCCCGAAAGCGGCAACACGATCGGCTTCCTGCACGTCATGGCCAAGACCGACCTGGCCCTGGCGCACGGCGACCGCGACGCCGGCGCGGCCATTCAGGCCCGTGTCGCGGCGATCGACACCCGAGGCGAGGCCGAAGCCTATATCGCCGAGGTGATGGCCAAGGCGGCGGCGGCCCGGGCGACCACCGAACAGGCGAAGGCCACGGCCGACACTTTCGCCTCCAGCAAGCCGCCCGAGACGAATTCTGGACCCGAAAGTCCAGAATAA
- a CDS encoding surface-adhesin E family protein — protein sequence MRFAARLTGLAGALGLSLAAGPAAAVDPLDADPPSATQLLSWVRTNIGVTGWAFAGGNIDQKRAMFVYLGLFDDAGYPDLIRVWVRGERYVPRWDSNSYMVRTEINCRTPQSRQLQGIYYKDNNLGGEVVYRLDQMPEYQWSEPMPMSSGEAIIGTACAVAAARRGAPLMLPIQQP from the coding sequence ATGAGGTTCGCCGCGCGGCTTACGGGCCTGGCCGGCGCGCTGGGCCTTTCGCTAGCGGCCGGCCCCGCCGCCGCCGTGGACCCGCTCGACGCCGATCCGCCCAGCGCGACGCAGCTATTGTCCTGGGTGCGCACCAACATCGGCGTCACGGGCTGGGCCTTCGCCGGCGGCAACATCGACCAGAAGCGCGCGATGTTCGTCTATCTGGGTCTGTTCGACGACGCCGGCTATCCGGATCTGATCCGTGTCTGGGTCCGGGGCGAGCGCTATGTTCCGCGCTGGGACTCCAACTCGTACATGGTCCGCACCGAGATCAACTGCCGCACCCCGCAATCGCGCCAGTTGCAGGGGATCTACTACAAGGACAACAACCTCGGCGGCGAGGTCGTCTACCGCCTGGACCAGATGCCCGAGTACCAGTGGTCGGAGCCCATGCCGATGTCGAGCGGCGAGGCCATCATCGGTACGGCCTGCGCCGTGGCCGCGGCCCGGCGGGGCGCGCCGCTGATGCTGCCCATTCAGCAGCCCTGA
- a CDS encoding NAD(P)H-dependent flavin oxidoreductase yields the protein MALRTPLCDLLHVEHPILLAGMGGVSYAPLAAAVSNAGDYGVLGMAGTSPDFIRRQMRQVRALTDKPFGVDLLAATPDALTASVEVIIEEGASAFVAGLGVPSPIIDRLRAAGLKVMVVCGTVRHARKAQDAGCDAVICQGGEGGGHTGLVGTLPLVAQAVEAVDIPVIAAGGLHDGRGLAAALALGAQGVWMGTRFIASVEAHAGEVYRQAVLAARDEDTVRTRCYSGKPMRVRANPYVDDWETRAGEIQPFPLQAMASVQAGVLGGIGGQTEGLDPDRSCLAMGQSAGGIREVRPAGEIVASLMAEAETAIRRSAALVG from the coding sequence ATGGCCCTGCGTACGCCGCTGTGCGACCTGCTGCACGTCGAGCACCCGATCCTGCTGGCCGGCATGGGCGGCGTATCGTACGCGCCCCTGGCGGCGGCGGTGTCGAACGCCGGCGACTACGGCGTGCTGGGCATGGCCGGAACCTCGCCCGACTTCATCCGTCGGCAGATGCGGCAGGTGCGCGCCCTCACCGACAAGCCGTTCGGCGTCGACCTGCTGGCCGCCACGCCCGACGCCCTGACCGCCAGCGTCGAGGTGATCATCGAGGAAGGCGCCAGCGCCTTCGTCGCCGGCCTGGGCGTGCCTTCGCCGATCATCGACCGGCTGCGGGCGGCCGGGCTGAAGGTGATGGTCGTCTGCGGCACGGTGCGTCACGCCCGGAAGGCCCAGGACGCCGGCTGCGACGCGGTGATCTGCCAGGGCGGCGAGGGCGGCGGCCACACCGGCCTGGTGGGCACCCTGCCGCTGGTCGCCCAGGCGGTCGAGGCGGTCGACATCCCGGTGATCGCGGCCGGCGGCCTGCACGACGGGCGGGGCCTGGCCGCCGCCCTGGCCCTGGGCGCCCAGGGCGTGTGGATGGGCACCCGCTTCATCGCCAGCGTCGAGGCCCATGCCGGCGAGGTCTATCGCCAGGCCGTGCTGGCCGCCCGCGACGAGGACACGGTCCGCACCCGCTGCTATTCGGGCAAGCCGATGCGGGTGCGCGCCAACCCCTATGTCGACGACTGGGAGACGCGGGCCGGCGAGATCCAGCCCTTCCCGCTGCAGGCCATGGCCAGCGTCCAGGCCGGGGTGCTGGGCGGCATCGGCGGCCAGACCGAGGGCCTCGATCCCGACCGCTCGTGCCTGGCCATGGGCCAGAGCGCCGGCGGGATCCGCGAGGTGCGGCCGGCGGGCGAGATCGTCGCCAGCCTGATGGCCGAGGCCGAGACGGCCATCCGGCGCAGCGCGGCCCTGGTGGGGTGA
- a CDS encoding L,D-transpeptidase family protein: MSPSRRELTLALAAGALAPGAALAQGAKASSAVELARTGETLKPGQWVWAPQIAPRGPVVVYVDLSRQLATVYRNGVRIAVSTVSSGKEGHDTPTGVFTILQKDADHRSSTYNNAPMPYQQRLTWDGVALHAGGLPGYPESHGCVHLPMGFAKLLFGVTPMGGTVIVAGKAGDPPAAMPSAAGVLGAAPSPVQGAAEPPPLGEDWRWDPKAAPAGPVTIIASRSDRRAVVLRNGVEIGRAGVVFPDEDFQTHVLVCTSVENGVPRWAYVGVPGHDDEAARPLDPELMAKTAMPDGFRTAVRTVIVPGTTILATQSPVLPETSGRHLTVLSSGR, translated from the coding sequence ATGAGCCCGTCGCGACGTGAGCTGACCCTGGCCCTGGCCGCCGGCGCGCTCGCGCCCGGCGCGGCGCTGGCCCAGGGCGCCAAGGCCAGTTCGGCGGTCGAACTGGCCCGCACGGGCGAGACCCTCAAGCCGGGCCAATGGGTCTGGGCGCCGCAGATCGCGCCCAGGGGGCCGGTGGTGGTCTATGTCGACCTGTCGCGGCAGCTGGCCACGGTCTATCGCAACGGCGTGCGCATCGCGGTCTCCACGGTGTCGAGCGGCAAGGAGGGCCACGACACGCCGACGGGGGTGTTCACGATCCTGCAGAAGGACGCCGACCACCGGTCCAGCACCTACAACAACGCGCCCATGCCCTATCAGCAGCGCCTGACCTGGGACGGGGTGGCGCTGCACGCCGGCGGCCTGCCGGGCTATCCGGAAAGCCACGGCTGCGTGCACCTGCCGATGGGCTTCGCCAAGCTGCTGTTCGGCGTCACCCCGATGGGCGGCACGGTGATCGTGGCGGGCAAGGCCGGCGATCCGCCGGCCGCCATGCCCAGCGCCGCCGGGGTTCTGGGCGCGGCGCCGAGCCCGGTCCAGGGGGCGGCCGAGCCGCCGCCCCTCGGCGAGGACTGGCGGTGGGACCCGAAGGCCGCGCCGGCCGGGCCGGTGACCATCATCGCCTCGCGCAGCGACCGCCGGGCGGTGGTGCTGCGCAACGGCGTCGAGATCGGCCGGGCCGGCGTCGTCTTTCCCGACGAGGATTTCCAGACCCACGTGCTGGTCTGCACCAGCGTCGAGAACGGCGTGCCGCGCTGGGCCTATGTCGGCGTGCCTGGCCATGACGACGAGGCCGCCCGGCCGCTCGATCCCGAACTGATGGCCAAGACCGCGATGCCCGACGGCTTTCGCACGGCGGTGCGCACGGTGATCGTTCCCGGCACGACCATCCTGGCCACCCAGTCGCCGGTGTTGCCCGAGACCTCGGGCCGGCATCTGACGGTGCTGTCGTCGGGGCGGTAG
- a CDS encoding DNA breaking-rejoining protein, with amino-acid sequence MFARTLAALCLLAAVTPALAQDGARTETVRFAKGTSATTIKGSIKGYATVNYKVGVAAGQTLKVDFKPTNASAYFNITAPGADAAMFVGSTSGSSAKVKIPSSGDYTVQVYLMRNAARRNETSAYTLTIAAR; translated from the coding sequence ATGTTCGCCCGCACGCTCGCCGCGCTCTGTCTGCTCGCCGCCGTCACGCCGGCCCTGGCGCAGGACGGCGCCCGCACCGAGACGGTGCGCTTCGCCAAGGGGACTTCGGCCACGACGATCAAGGGCTCGATCAAGGGCTACGCCACCGTGAACTACAAGGTCGGGGTCGCGGCCGGCCAGACCCTGAAGGTCGACTTCAAGCCGACCAACGCCTCGGCCTATTTCAACATCACCGCCCCCGGCGCCGACGCGGCCATGTTCGTCGGCTCGACCTCGGGCTCCAGCGCCAAGGTGAAGATCCCGTCGAGCGGCGACTACACCGTGCAGGTCTATCTGATGCGCAACGCCGCGCGCCGCAACGAAACCTCCGCCTATACTCTGACCATCGCCGCCAGATGA
- a CDS encoding 2-hydroxyacid dehydrogenase yields the protein MRVAVFSTKAYDRRFLDRANAGGDHVLDYFEARLDATTAALAAGYRAVCVFVNDRLDAATLGILAAGGARAIALRCAGYNNVDLAEAERLGITVVRVPAYSPEAVAEFTVGLLLALDRNIPRAWSRVRENNFALDGLMGRNLSSRTVGVVGTGRIGALVARSLRLGFGCRVLASDVAQDTGLVAIGVEYVSRDALLRQADIVTLHCPLTPDTRYLIDAAAIAAARDGLTIVNTSRGALIDTAALIEGLKSRKIGGVALDVYEQEADLFFEDLSNEIVQDDVFQRLLTFPNVLITGHQAFLTEEALSAIAQTTLASLSQIEAGQVPANQVTPELVRPSP from the coding sequence GTGCGCGTCGCCGTGTTCTCGACCAAGGCCTATGATCGCCGCTTTCTCGACCGGGCCAATGCCGGCGGCGACCACGTCCTCGACTATTTCGAGGCCCGGCTGGACGCGACCACCGCCGCGCTGGCGGCCGGCTATCGGGCGGTCTGCGTGTTCGTCAACGACCGGCTCGACGCCGCGACGCTGGGAATCCTGGCGGCGGGCGGTGCCCGGGCGATCGCCCTGCGCTGCGCCGGCTACAACAATGTCGACCTGGCCGAGGCCGAGCGGCTGGGGATCACGGTGGTTCGGGTGCCGGCCTATTCGCCGGAGGCCGTGGCCGAATTCACCGTCGGCCTGCTGCTGGCGCTGGACCGCAACATTCCCCGCGCCTGGAGCCGGGTGCGCGAGAACAACTTCGCCCTCGACGGCCTGATGGGCCGCAACCTGTCGAGCCGCACGGTCGGGGTGGTCGGCACGGGCCGCATCGGCGCCCTGGTCGCCCGCAGCCTGCGCCTGGGCTTCGGCTGCCGGGTGCTGGCCAGCGACGTGGCGCAGGACACGGGCCTCGTCGCCATCGGCGTGGAGTACGTGTCACGCGACGCCCTGCTGCGGCAGGCCGACATCGTCACCCTGCACTGCCCGCTGACGCCCGACACCCGCTACCTGATCGACGCGGCCGCCATCGCCGCCGCCCGCGACGGCCTGACCATCGTCAACACCAGCCGCGGCGCGCTGATCGACACCGCCGCCCTGATCGAGGGGCTCAAGAGCCGCAAGATCGGCGGGGTGGCGCTGGACGTCTACGAGCAGGAGGCCGACCTGTTCTTCGAGGACCTGTCGAACGAGATCGTCCAGGACGACGTCTTCCAGCGCCTGCTGACCTTCCCCAACGTGCTGATCACCGGCCACCAGGCCTTCCTCACCGAAGAGGCCCTGTCGGCCATCGCGCAGACCACCCTGGCCAGCCTGTCGCAGATCGAGGCCGGCCAGGTCCCGGCCAACCAGGTCACCCCCGAACTGGTGCGGCCGTCGCCTTGA
- a CDS encoding RcnB family protein, producing the protein MDRRKLLAFGLLAAFPGLAQAQGHGGHGPGGQGNQGQGQRPGPGSGGQGGGRPPGQGSGQGPGHGSGGPGHGQGPGGGSQPGRPGGGGSPSRPPATRPPTTRPPSGQRPPNRPGPTPPLGPHRPGGGRPPGFRPVQGGRWRYPPGQRYRRWSIGGILPALFLTSGYVYDDYWRLGLGGPPYGYRWVRYGPDLLLVEWRTGRVVDVIYGAFY; encoded by the coding sequence ATGGACCGCCGCAAACTGCTCGCCTTCGGCCTGCTGGCCGCTTTCCCGGGATTGGCGCAGGCCCAGGGCCATGGCGGCCACGGCCCCGGAGGCCAGGGTAACCAGGGTCAGGGACAGCGTCCCGGCCCGGGCTCGGGCGGCCAGGGCGGCGGACGTCCTCCGGGCCAGGGATCGGGGCAAGGCCCGGGGCACGGCTCCGGCGGGCCCGGCCACGGTCAAGGCCCCGGCGGCGGCTCCCAGCCCGGTCGTCCTGGCGGCGGCGGTTCGCCCTCGCGCCCACCGGCCACGCGTCCCCCGACCACGCGGCCTCCTTCCGGCCAGCGCCCGCCCAACCGCCCGGGACCGACGCCGCCGCTGGGGCCGCACCGCCCCGGCGGCGGCCGTCCGCCCGGCTTCCGTCCGGTCCAGGGCGGCCGCTGGCGCTATCCGCCCGGCCAGCGCTATCGCCGCTGGTCGATCGGCGGCATCCTGCCGGCGCTGTTCCTGACCAGCGGCTACGTCTACGACGACTACTGGCGCCTGGGCCTGGGCGGACCGCCCTACGGCTATCGCTGGGTGCGCTACGGACCAGACCTGCTGCTGGTCGAATGGCGCACCGGCCGCGTGGTCGACGTGATCTACGGCGCCTTCTACTGA
- a CDS encoding YjhX family toxin — protein sequence MNISRDEQRVLHVLAQGGCVRAHRDEGRRITRVECVTRDGLVLASCNLAVFGKLKRKRLIESRASGPYRISRRGREAVRPQLDNRG from the coding sequence ATGAACATCTCGAGAGACGAGCAGCGCGTGCTGCACGTCCTGGCCCAGGGCGGCTGCGTGCGCGCCCATCGCGACGAGGGCCGTCGCATCACCCGCGTCGAATGCGTCACCCGTGACGGGCTGGTGCTCGCCAGCTGCAACCTGGCGGTCTTCGGCAAGCTGAAGCGCAAGCGCCTGATCGAGTCCCGCGCGTCGGGGCCGTATCGCATCTCCCGCCGCGGCCGCGAGGCCGTGCGTCCGCAACTGGACAACAGGGGGTAG
- a CDS encoding type II CAAX prenyl endopeptidase Rce1 family protein: MHATLISPGVPARLVAVGRTAAILLIWLAATVPMAVLAWVVAPRLMAPGDPLPGLVFWRMMVLGMAWQLALSLIVLKLEGVRLRWPDLRRRLWLTAPVWRASDRPFAGAFLLVPLFVALGFLGDEAATLLFQATPLGERLAQMAPPFAMIEHLITPEARGRWDILGLALVSSLFNYVLGEALLFHGVLLPRMERAWGRWAWLGNGLLFTAYHAHKFWLMPGLLISCLCYALPAQAFRSNWLAVVIHGVEGLVLVAAVLVVILQP, translated from the coding sequence GTGCACGCGACCCTGATCTCGCCCGGCGTACCCGCGCGGCTCGTCGCGGTCGGCCGGACGGCGGCGATCCTGCTGATCTGGCTGGCGGCCACGGTCCCGATGGCGGTGCTGGCCTGGGTGGTCGCGCCCCGGCTGATGGCGCCCGGCGATCCGCTGCCGGGCCTGGTCTTCTGGCGGATGATGGTGCTGGGCATGGCCTGGCAGCTGGCGCTGTCGCTGATCGTGCTGAAGCTGGAGGGCGTGCGGCTGCGCTGGCCCGACCTGCGCCGCCGGCTGTGGCTGACGGCGCCGGTCTGGCGCGCCAGCGACCGCCCGTTCGCGGGCGCCTTCCTGCTGGTCCCGCTGTTCGTGGCGCTGGGCTTCCTCGGCGACGAGGCCGCCACCCTACTGTTCCAGGCCACCCCCCTGGGCGAGCGGCTGGCGCAGATGGCGCCGCCGTTCGCGATGATCGAGCACCTGATCACGCCCGAGGCGCGGGGGCGTTGGGACATTCTCGGCCTGGCCCTCGTCTCCAGCCTGTTCAACTACGTCCTGGGCGAGGCGCTGCTGTTCCACGGCGTGCTGCTGCCGCGCATGGAGCGGGCCTGGGGGCGGTGGGCTTGGCTGGGCAACGGCCTGCTGTTCACCGCCTACCACGCGCACAAGTTCTGGCTGATGCCCGGCCTGCTGATCAGCTGCCTGTGCTACGCCCTGCCGGCCCAGGCCTTCCGCTCGAACTGGCTGGCGGTGGTCATCCACGGGGTGGAGGGGCTGGTGCTGGTCGCCGCCGTGCTGGTGGTGATCCTGCAGCCGTGA
- a CDS encoding MipA/OmpV family protein, with translation MIDRLSGAALLTACLLAALAPSARAQAARAEEPERLFLLGAGAYAAANPYESAKDKVGTGVLPLFFYQDRRFTADLNGLAVKAYADDRFKIEGRIAPRFQLVDPKDTRDFAFLERDLGIDVGGRASAAFGPAGVSLEYLADVSGETKGQEVNLDLTLSAAPTDRLTIEAVAGLSWKDKKLATWLYGLKAGEVGAARAYEFGRTPGAPSGGVVVPSLGAQARYRIGEKAYVIAAAEVELFDDDVTASPLMAKKSAAAGFVGLVRRF, from the coding sequence ATGATCGACCGCCTGTCCGGCGCCGCCCTGCTCACCGCCTGCCTTCTGGCCGCCCTCGCTCCATCAGCCCGCGCTCAGGCCGCTCGCGCCGAGGAGCCCGAGCGGCTGTTCCTGCTGGGGGCCGGCGCCTACGCCGCCGCCAACCCCTACGAAAGCGCCAAGGACAAGGTGGGGACCGGCGTGCTGCCGCTGTTCTTCTACCAGGATCGACGGTTCACGGCCGACCTCAACGGCCTGGCGGTGAAGGCCTATGCCGACGATCGCTTCAAGATCGAGGGGCGGATCGCGCCGCGCTTCCAGCTGGTCGACCCCAAGGACACCCGCGACTTCGCCTTCCTCGAGCGCGACCTCGGCATCGATGTCGGCGGCCGGGCCAGCGCCGCCTTCGGCCCGGCCGGCGTCAGCCTCGAATACCTGGCCGACGTCTCGGGCGAGACCAAGGGCCAGGAGGTCAATCTCGACCTGACCCTGTCGGCCGCGCCCACCGACCGGCTGACGATCGAGGCCGTGGCCGGCCTGTCGTGGAAGGACAAGAAGCTGGCCACCTGGCTCTACGGCCTGAAGGCCGGCGAGGTCGGGGCCGCGCGGGCCTACGAATTCGGCCGCACGCCCGGCGCGCCGTCGGGCGGCGTGGTCGTGCCGTCGCTGGGCGCCCAGGCCCGCTACCGGATCGGCGAGAAGGCCTATGTCATCGCCGCCGCCGAGGTCGAGCTGTTCGACGACGACGTCACGGCCAGCCCGCTGATGGCCAAGAAGAGCGCCGCCGCGGGCTTCGTCGGCCTGGTGCGCCGGTTCTAG